Sequence from the Janthinobacterium lividum genome:
GTTCGATCTCGGCCACCACCAGGCCCGCATTCGCGCCCAGGAACTCGTCGATTTCCCACACCATGCCCGCGTGTTCGATGCGGTGGCGGTATTTTTCGATCAGCGGCTGTTCGCACAGGCCGTCGAGCAGTTCGGCCGCGTCGGCCAGCGGAATCGGATACTCCCACTCGCCGCGCGTCGCGCCCACGTTCGCGCCCTTGATGGTCAGCATCGCCTGCTCGCCTTCGATGCGCACGCGCACCACGCGCTCGCGCGCGGACGACAGATAGCCCTGGCGCAACAGGACCGCCTGGCCCAAGCCGCGCCAGGCGTCGCCGGCAAGCAAAAATTTACGCTCGATCTCGATACCCATGAACAACGCCGTTCAATCCAGCGACAGCAGGATAGGCTGCAGCATGGCCGCGCCCAGGGCCGCGCTGCGCGCGCCGTTCCAGCCGACGGCCGGATCCGGCAAGTCGGCGTTTTCCTTGAATGGCATTTCCAGCGTCAGCGCCAGGCAACCGAAGTGGTGGCCGATGTATTTCGACGCCAGGGTCAGCATGTCCGATTTGTACTTGCTGGCCGCATAGCCGAACTTGTCCTGGAAGTCGGGGCTGGCCTGCTTGTAGCGCTCGATGAAGGCCTTCTGGTGCGCCGCTTGCGCCGGCGTGAAGTTTTCCAGCATTTCATTGCCGGCCACAAAGTTGTACGGCAGCGCTTCGTCGCCGTGGATGTCGAAAAACATGTCGACGCCCGTTTCATGTATCTTGTTTTTCACGCACAGCACTTCCGGGCTCGATTCCAGGGAAGGCGTCATCCATTCGCGGTTCAGGTTGGCGCCTGCCGCATTCGTGCGCAGGTTGCCGCGGATGGAACCGTCCGGGTTCATGTTCGGCACGATGTGGAACACGGCGCGCTGCAGCAGTTTGCGCGCGATCGGGTTGGCGTCGTCCAGCAGCGAGTCGATCAAGCCTTCGACGAACCATTCGGCCATCGATTCGCCCGGATGCTGGCGCGCGATGACCCAGATCTTCTTTTCCGCCTGCGGGTTGCCGATGGTCACCATGTTCATGTCGCGGCCGTCGACCGTGCTGCCCAGGTCGGACACGCGCGCCAGCGGATGCTCGGCCACTTCGCCCAGCAGGCGCAGATGGCGTTCCCACGAATACGGCTCGAAATAGGCGTAATACACGCTGTCGAGTTCCGGCGTGTGAGAGATCGTCATGACCTGGCCGTCGAACGAGGTCGGCACGCGGAACCAGTTTTCGCTGTCGTAGCTGGCCACGGCCTGGTAGTCTTCGTAGCCGGCCGGATAGGTGGCCTGGCCCGCGTTCAGGAAACGCATCGTGCATGCCTGGCCACGCGCGCCCTGCAGGCGGAAGTGGAACCACTGGTGGATGTCCGCGTGACTATCCTTGCGCAAGTTCAGGTCGATGGCGCCGGCACTGGTGGCGCTCACCACGTCGATGGCGCCCGAGTCGAAGTTCTGGCTGATTTTAATGGTCATGTAATGATCCCGTCCGAATGTAAGTGTTCCGGCGTTGCCTCGTGGGCTGGCGCCGTTGCGCTAAACGCAGTGTAAGCTATCCCGCTATTTTCCGCCCTTTGGGCCCGTTCGCAAAGCCTGCCCAGGCGATTTGTGCACCAATCCGGGGCATCGATGGAAAAGTGACGGGCAAAAGCGCGAAAAATCGGTCAGCTGTTGCATCTACCGGACAAAAAACTGATTTGTAACAGCCGCTGACACATTGGCGCTCAATCGCCCCCCTATAATTCTTGCTTTCATAGAGTCGCCAGGAAAGAGTCGTGGACAAGAAGTTAACTAATATCCAGGAAAGAAAGTTACGCGAGGCTCAGGCGCGGCGCGAGCACATCATCGACGTCGTCAAAGATCTCATCAAGAAAGGAGGCGCGCGCGCCGTCTCCATCCGCAAGGTAGCCGAGGCGGCCGGCTTTTCCACCACCGTCGTGTACGCCCTGTTCCGCGACAAGGCCACCCTGATCGCACAGGCCATGGACAAGGACTTGCTGGAACTGGTGCGCGCCATGCGCACGGCCTGCGCCGCCAGCACTGAGCCGTGGGAACGCATCCGCCTGGTCGGCCGCGCCTACATCGAGTACGGCTTCCAGCATCCCGACGAATATTCGCTGATCTTCATGGAGCTGCGTCCGCATGCAGAGCTCGACGCCGTCGAAGTCGAACACGGCAATATCGAGCAGGATCCGTACGCCTATGCGCTGCACCTGTTCGGCGAACTGGCGCAGGCGGGCCTGGTGCGCCAGGACGAGCCGGCGCTGCACACGATGACGCAAATCTTCTGGCAATCGCTGCACGGCCTCGTCTCGCTGCGCATCGTCATGGATGCGGGCGACCCATGGACGCCGCACCCGGAAATGAACGCGCATATCGACGACTTGCTGGCCGTCGTCACGGCAGGCATCCGACTGCGCTTTGCGCCCGCGGCCTGACCCTTGTTCCGGCGCAAGCTGCGCCAGACGAAAAAATGGGCAGGCGCGGTGATGATCCGCCCTGCCCTTTCTTGATGTTAGCGCAGCTTACGGCGCTTCGAGCATGCTCTGCGTTTCCTGGTAGCGCACATGCCACGACAGCGCCTGCTCCAGGATGTGCGGCGTATGGCCGCCGCGCTGGCATGCCGCGTCATAATAAGCACGCAGTTGCGCGCGGTAATCGGGATGCGTGCAGCGCTCGATGATCAGCGGCGCCCGTTCGCGCGGCGCCAGTCCGCGCAAGTCCGCAAAACCCCACTCCGTCACCAGCACGTCGACGTCATGCTCCGTATGGTCCACATGCGAGACCATCGGCACGACGCTGGAAATGCGCCCGCCCTTGGCCGCCGATTTCGACACGAACATCGACACTTGCCCATTGCGCGCAAAGTCGCCCGAGCCGCCGATACCGTTCATCATGTGCGTGCCGCACACGTGCGTGGAATTGACGTTGCCGTAGATATCGAACTCGAGCGCCGTGTTCAGGGCGATGATGCCCAGGCGGCGCACGATCTCGGGGTGGTTGCTGATCTCTTGCGGGCGCAGCACGATTTTCGAACGGTAATGGTCGATATTGTCCATCAGCTTCTGGTGCACGGCGGCCGACAGGGTGATCGACGAGGCCGAGGCAAACGCCAGCTGGCCCGAATCGAGCAGCTCGATGGCGCTGTCCTGCAGCACTTCCGAATACATCGTCATGTTCTGGAAGGGCGAGCCGATCAGGCCATGCAGCACGGCGTTGGCGATGGTGCCGATGCCCGCCTGCAGGGGCAGCAGTTCCGGGCCCATGCGCCCGGCCGCCACTTCGCCTTCGAGAAAAGCGATCACGTGGCCGGCGATGGCCTGCGTTTCCGCGTCGGGCGGCAAGGCGTTCGACGGGCTGTCGGGGCTGTCCGTGATGACGATGGCGGCGATGCGGGCCGGGTCGATGGCGATGGCCGTGCTGCCCAGGCGCTGGTCGACGCGCGTGAGCGGTATCGGCTCGCGGCCCGGCAAGGTTTGCGGTATATAAATGTCATGCAAGCCTTCCAGCGCCAGCGGCGTGGACAGGTTGATTTCGATGATCACTTGCGTGGCCTGCTGGGCAAACGCGGCGGAGTTGCCCACCGACATGGTCGGGATGATGGCGCCGGCGGCCGTGATGGCCGTCGCTTCGATGACGGCGATGTCGACGGCGGCCAGGTTGCCCGAACGCAGCTGCTCGGCCGTTTCCGACAGGTGCTGGTCGATGAACATGACTTCACCGTTGTTGATCTTGCCGCGCAAGACGGGGTCGACCTGGAACGGCATGCGGCGCGCCAGCACGCCCGCCTCGGCCATCAGGCCGTCGCTGCCATTGCCCAGCGAAGCGCCCGTGATCAGGGTCAGGCTCAATGGATCTTGCAGGGCGCGTTCAGCCAGCGCGCGCGGCAAGGCCTTGGCGTCGCCGGCACGGGTAAAGCCGCTCATGCCGACACGCATGCCGTTGTGGAACAATTTGGCTGCCTCATCAGCGCTCATGATTTTGCTGAGCAAGCCTGGGTGGCGGATACGGTCCTCGTACATCGTGATGCTCCTGATATTCTTAATATTCTCAAACTGGATGGCTGTCATACACCAGCCCCATAAGTGGTTTCAGTATAAAATCCCGTCCACATGCATGGCATGAATTAATTTCGTCACATCCAGTCGATATTTTCATGTCCTGCCAACGCTGAGCACTCCCTTGGATATCCGTTCCCTGCGCTATTTCGTCGAAACCGTGCGCCTGTCGAGCTTTACGCAGGCGGCCGAGTCGCTGCACCTGACCCAGTCGACCATCAGCAAGATGGTGCGCCAGCTGGAAGACGAGGTGGGCGCCCAGCTGCTGGTGCGCGACGGACGCAAGCTGACCCTGACGGACACGGGCCGCATCGTCTACCAGCACGGCCAGGAGATGCTGGCCAATATGCGCCAGCTGACCCTGGAAGTGCGCGATACCCAGGCCTTGCAGCGCGGCAGCCTGGCGGTCGGCATCCCGCCCATGATCAACGTGCTGTTTACGCCCGTATTAAAAGCCTTTCGGGCGCGCCATCCGAACATCAGCCTGACCCTGCAGGAAGACACGGGCCAGCAGATCGAGCGCAAGGTGGCGGGAGGCGAGCTGGAAATCGGCATGACGGTGCTGCCGGCCGACCCGGAACTCGACCTCGTGGCGGTGGAAGTGGCCAACTACCCGATCTGGGCCCTGGCCGAGCCGGGCACGTTCCAGAAAAACCGCACGACACTGCCCTTCAAGGCACTGGCCGAGCTGCCGCTGGTGTTATTGAAGGAGGATTTCGCCCTCACGCGCAGCCTGCGCCAGCATTTCGCGCAAGCGGGATTCACGCCGACCATCGCCGCGCAGAGCGGCCAGTGGGACTGGCTGGTGGCGATGGCCTCGGCGGGCCTGGGCGTGGCCCTGCTGCCCGAGCCGTTCATCCACCGCCTGGCCGGCGAACGGCTGGAGGCGGTGCGCATCGTCGAACCGGAAGTGGCATGGCAGGTGGCGCATGTCTGGAGCGGGCGCTACCTGTCACATGCGGCGCGCGCCTGGCTCGAGGTATGCCAGGACGTGCTGGGCACGCCATTCGCGCACTGACGTAAAAAAGGGTGGCCGAGGCCACCCTTTTGATTGATCGCGCCACCCTGCTTATTTGGCGGCGTCGTCCTTGTACATGCTGGCGTACTTCCAGCCGAAGTACAGGATGAAGGTGTAGCACAGGGCCGGCACGAGGAAGGACAGCTGCAGGTTGATGTGGTCGGCCAGGAAGCCCTGGATGAACGGCACGATGGCGCCGCCGACGATGGCCATGCACAGGATGCCCGAACCTTGACCCGTTTGCGCGCCCAGCTTGTTCAGGGCCATGCTGAAGATGGTCGGGAACATGATGGAGTTGAACAGGCCGACGGCGATCAGTGCCCACATGGCCGTGTGACCGCTGGAGAACACGGCGACGAGGATCAGCCCGATGACGACGGCGGCGTTGAAGGCCAGGGTCTTGCCCGGGCTGACATAGCGCATCACGGCAAAGCCGACGAAACGGCCCAGCATGGCGCCACCCCAGTAATAGCTGACGAAATAGGCGGCATCGGCGTGGCTGAGGCCAGCGATATGGCTCTCGCCGAGGAAGTTGATCAGGAAGCTGCCGATGCTGACCTCACCGCCCACATACAGGAAGATGGCCAGCGCGCCCAGCACCAGGTGGCGGTGCGACCAGATCGAAACCTTGTGGCCATCCTGCGCCACGGCAGCCGCATCATCGGCATGCGAAATCTTCGGCAATTTGGCCAGCGCGAACAGCACGGCCAGTATCACCAGGGTGGCGGCCAGCACCAGGTACGGGCCTTGCACGGAGGCCGCTTCCTTGGCGCGGTAAGCCAGTTGCTCGGCTGCAGGCAGCAGGTCGAACTGCTGCACCGTCAGCACGGTGCCCGACAAAATCAGCATGCCGCCCAGGGCCGGCGCCACGGTGGTGCCCAGCGCGTTGAACGCCTGCGTCAGGGTCAGGCGGCTCGACGCCGTCTGCGGGTCGCCCAGTTCCGTCACATACGGATTGGCCGCCACCTGCAGCACGGTGATGCCGGCCGCCAGGATGAAGAAGGACAAGAGGAACAGCGCGTAGCTGCCGGTGGACGCCGGGTAGAACATGGCGCAGCCGGCGGCCGCGATCAGCAGGCCGGCGACGACGCCGCGCTGGTAGCCGATCTTCTTGATCAGCATGCCAGCCGGCAGCGAGACGATGGCGTAGGCGCCAAAGAAGCAGAACTGCACCAGCATCGCCTGGACATAGGTCAAGGTGTAGATCGAGCGCAGATGGGGAATCAGCACATCATTGAGCGATGTCAACAATCCCCACATGAAAAACAGCACCGTGACAATGATCAGGGCGCCTGTATTGTTTTGCGTGCCGGCCCGTGCGGACGGTACGCCCTGGCCTTGCTTTACGTATTCCATACCTTCTCCATTTTTCAATTCCAAGTTGATCGCGCCAGGCATGGAAGCGTTTCCACCCGGGCAGCGCCAGGACGCGCAAGCGCCACGCAGATATCAGCGTGGGCCATGACTGCCATCAACGATAGAGGGGCAGGCATGGCACGTCGCGCGCGCGGCAGGCGCACGGCCGACCGTTTCTCGTCAGAACGATGTCTTGTGGGCGCGGCACGCCTGCGGGCTGCGTCTGAAAACAACATCCAGAACAAAAACGTCTTGTAGTAAAACTACGATACTGCGCCGGCATTATGCCTTAAAGCCCTGTATTGCGCAGCTTTCCCGCCTGTTATTTAAAAAATGAATAGCTGACATTTGAAATCAAAAGTAGCCTTATAACTTGGAATCGCTATACTTATATTGCAGTGCAGCACAACGCGGCACGCCACACAAGGAGTCTGCCATGTCTACCGCATTTACTTACCACACCACGCAAAACAGCAATATCGTCGCCACCCTCGTTCACGCCGCCAAGCGCGTGGGCGCCTGGCTGAACCAAAGCAGCGACCGCCGCGAGCGCGCTTACGAAGAAGCCTACCTGGCCGAATCGACCGACCGCTACGACCTGGAATACCGCATGCGCGAACTGGCCCGCGCCAACCCGCAGCCAAGCTGGATGAGCGGCCTGAGCCGTTAATCGGTACTGCAGCACGCAGCCCATCACCGGCTGTAGCAACAACGATAGCGCCATCCTGCTCGCCTTGCGCTTGAGCACAGGATGGGCTATACAGGCGGGATGCAAACGCCCATTACCATCCTCGCCATCGCCGGCAGCCTGCGCGCCGCCTCGCTGAACACCGCCCTGCTGCGCGCCATCGCAAGGCTTGCCCCAGCGCCATTCGAGATCCGCATCTATCCCGGACTCGGTGAATTACCCCTGTTCAATCCCGACCTCGACGCCGACAGCCTGCCGGCCGTGACGGGCCTGCGCGACGCCATCCTGGCGGCCGACGTGCTGATGCTGGCCAGCCCCGAATATGCGCACGGCGTGAGCGGTCCCATGAAAAATGCGCTGGACTGGATGGTGGGAAATGAATCGTTCATCGACAAGCCGCTGGTGCTGCTGAACGCCTCGCCGCGCGCCACGCATGCGCAGGCGGCCTTGCGCGAAACGGTATGCACCATGTCGGCGCGGCTGATCGACGAAGCCTGCATCAGCCTGCCCCTGCTGGGGTCGGGTCTCGATGCGGAGGGTATCGCCGCGGACCCGGCATTGCGCCGGGCCATCCTCGATATGCTGCAGTGCATCAGGTCATTTTCATGATCTTCTGCACGTTTTACTATCATTTCATCTAGTTTTACTACGTACTTCTACGGATCGCTCAGTGCGGGATCATCCCGGTGAACACGTACGCCTGCAGCATGGTGATGATGCCGATGATCACGGCAAACAGCAGGCTGTGCTTCAAGGTAAAGCGGAACAGGTCCGATTCCTTGCCCACCAGGCCAGTGGCGGCGCAGGCGACGGCGATCGACTGGGGCGAAATCATCTTGCCCGTCACGCCACCCGTCGTATTGGCCGCCACCAGCAAGGTATCGGACACGCCGATCTGGTGCGCCGTCGTGTTTTGCAGGGAGCAGAACAAGGCATTCGACGACGTATCGGACCCCGTCAGGAACACGCCCAGCCAGCCCAGGAACGGCGAGAAGAACGGAAACGCGGCGCCGCTGCCAGCCAGCAGCAAAGCCAGGGTGGACGACATGCCCGAATAGTTGGCAACGAAGGCAAACGCCAGCACCAGGCCGATCGACAGCACGGGACGGCGCAATTCCACGAGCGTTTCCACGAAGGCCTTGATGCCATCGCGCGGTTTCATGCGCAGCATCCACATCGACAGCACGGCCGTCAGCAAGATCGCCGTGCCCACGGCCGACAGCAGGTCGAGCTTGAAGACGGCGTCATACGCTTTCGGCGCGGCGACGATGGGCATCGTCTTGATCACCAGCTGGTCCAGGTAAGGCACGTGGATCTTGACGACCAGGCTGGATAACGCGCCGCCGGCGGCGAACAGGGACTTGAAGCCGGGCAGGCTCCAGACGGTGACGATGGCCGTCAGCAGGCCGAACGGCGCCCAGGCGCGCGCCGTTTGCGCCAAGGTATAGGGCGAGGCGGCGCGGCTGCCGCTGCCGCGCAAGTCCGCACTGCCTGCGCCGCCAAAACCGGACAGCGCAGCGGCGCCGCCGCCGACGGCGTTGACCACCTTGGCATTCTTCGGCTGCCACACTTTCAGGAACAGGGTCAGCGACACCAGGCTGACGAGGGCCGAAGTGATGTCCGGCAGCTCCGGCCCGATATGGTTGGACGTGAAATACTGGGTGATGGCAAAGCTGGCGCCCGTCACCAGGGCGGCCGGCCACACCTCGCGCACGCCGCGCGCACCATCCATCATGAACACCAGCCAGAAGGGCACGGCCAGCGACAGCAGCGGCAACTGGCGGCCCGCCATGGCTCCGATCAGGAAGGGGTCGATGCCCGTCACCTGGCCCGCCACGATGATGGGGATGCCCATGGCG
This genomic interval carries:
- a CDS encoding CYTH domain-containing protein; its protein translation is MGIEIERKFLLAGDAWRGLGQAVLLRQGYLSSARERVVRVRIEGEQAMLTIKGANVGATRGEWEYPIPLADAAELLDGLCEQPLIEKYRHRIEHAGMVWEIDEFLGANAGLVVAEIELASEDQPFEKPDWVGAEVSGDARYYNANLIRHPFSQW
- a CDS encoding M14-type cytosolic carboxypeptidase, with amino-acid sequence MTIKISQNFDSGAIDVVSATSAGAIDLNLRKDSHADIHQWFHFRLQGARGQACTMRFLNAGQATYPAGYEDYQAVASYDSENWFRVPTSFDGQVMTISHTPELDSVYYAYFEPYSWERHLRLLGEVAEHPLARVSDLGSTVDGRDMNMVTIGNPQAEKKIWVIARQHPGESMAEWFVEGLIDSLLDDANPIARKLLQRAVFHIVPNMNPDGSIRGNLRTNAAGANLNREWMTPSLESSPEVLCVKNKIHETGVDMFFDIHGDEALPYNFVAGNEMLENFTPAQAAHQKAFIERYKQASPDFQDKFGYAASKYKSDMLTLASKYIGHHFGCLALTLEMPFKENADLPDPAVGWNGARSAALGAAMLQPILLSLD
- a CDS encoding TetR/AcrR family transcriptional regulator; amino-acid sequence: MDKKLTNIQERKLREAQARREHIIDVVKDLIKKGGARAVSIRKVAEAAGFSTTVVYALFRDKATLIAQAMDKDLLELVRAMRTACAASTEPWERIRLVGRAYIEYGFQHPDEYSLIFMELRPHAELDAVEVEHGNIEQDPYAYALHLFGELAQAGLVRQDEPALHTMTQIFWQSLHGLVSLRIVMDAGDPWTPHPEMNAHIDDLLAVVTAGIRLRFAPAA
- a CDS encoding acetyl-CoA hydrolase/transferase family protein; amino-acid sequence: MYEDRIRHPGLLSKIMSADEAAKLFHNGMRVGMSGFTRAGDAKALPRALAERALQDPLSLTLITGASLGNGSDGLMAEAGVLARRMPFQVDPVLRGKINNGEVMFIDQHLSETAEQLRSGNLAAVDIAVIEATAITAAGAIIPTMSVGNSAAFAQQATQVIIEINLSTPLALEGLHDIYIPQTLPGREPIPLTRVDQRLGSTAIAIDPARIAAIVITDSPDSPSNALPPDAETQAIAGHVIAFLEGEVAAGRMGPELLPLQAGIGTIANAVLHGLIGSPFQNMTMYSEVLQDSAIELLDSGQLAFASASSITLSAAVHQKLMDNIDHYRSKIVLRPQEISNHPEIVRRLGIIALNTALEFDIYGNVNSTHVCGTHMMNGIGGSGDFARNGQVSMFVSKSAAKGGRISSVVPMVSHVDHTEHDVDVLVTEWGFADLRGLAPRERAPLIIERCTHPDYRAQLRAYYDAACQRGGHTPHILEQALSWHVRYQETQSMLEAP
- a CDS encoding LysR substrate-binding domain-containing protein, whose protein sequence is MDIRSLRYFVETVRLSSFTQAAESLHLTQSTISKMVRQLEDEVGAQLLVRDGRKLTLTDTGRIVYQHGQEMLANMRQLTLEVRDTQALQRGSLAVGIPPMINVLFTPVLKAFRARHPNISLTLQEDTGQQIERKVAGGELEIGMTVLPADPELDLVAVEVANYPIWALAEPGTFQKNRTTLPFKALAELPLVLLKEDFALTRSLRQHFAQAGFTPTIAAQSGQWDWLVAMASAGLGVALLPEPFIHRLAGERLEAVRIVEPEVAWQVAHVWSGRYLSHAARAWLEVCQDVLGTPFAH
- the fucP gene encoding L-fucose:H+ symporter permease, encoding MEYVKQGQGVPSARAGTQNNTGALIIVTVLFFMWGLLTSLNDVLIPHLRSIYTLTYVQAMLVQFCFFGAYAIVSLPAGMLIKKIGYQRGVVAGLLIAAAGCAMFYPASTGSYALFLLSFFILAAGITVLQVAANPYVTELGDPQTASSRLTLTQAFNALGTTVAPALGGMLILSGTVLTVQQFDLLPAAEQLAYRAKEAASVQGPYLVLAATLVILAVLFALAKLPKISHADDAAAVAQDGHKVSIWSHRHLVLGALAIFLYVGGEVSIGSFLINFLGESHIAGLSHADAAYFVSYYWGGAMLGRFVGFAVMRYVSPGKTLAFNAAVVIGLILVAVFSSGHTAMWALIAVGLFNSIMFPTIFSMALNKLGAQTGQGSGILCMAIVGGAIVPFIQGFLADHINLQLSFLVPALCYTFILYFGWKYASMYKDDAAK
- a CDS encoding DUF3563 family protein, which gives rise to MSTAFTYHTTQNSNIVATLVHAAKRVGAWLNQSSDRRERAYEEAYLAESTDRYDLEYRMRELARANPQPSWMSGLSR
- a CDS encoding NADPH-dependent FMN reductase encodes the protein MQTPITILAIAGSLRAASLNTALLRAIARLAPAPFEIRIYPGLGELPLFNPDLDADSLPAVTGLRDAILAADVLMLASPEYAHGVSGPMKNALDWMVGNESFIDKPLVLLNASPRATHAQAALRETVCTMSARLIDEACISLPLLGSGLDAEGIAADPALRRAILDMLQCIRSFS
- a CDS encoding lactate permease LctP family transporter: MQTWTQLYTPLGSLWLSSLAAAVPIIFFFIALAALRIKGHVAAAVTLALALAVAIFAYGMPVPQALAAAGYGFAYGLWPIAWIIVTAVFLYKIVVKTGQIEIIRASVLSVTDDQRLQVLLIGFAFGAFLEGAAGFGAPVAITSALLVGLGFNPLYAAGLCLIANTAPVAFGAMGIPIIVAGQVTGIDPFLIGAMAGRQLPLLSLAVPFWLVFMMDGARGVREVWPAALVTGASFAITQYFTSNHIGPELPDITSALVSLVSLTLFLKVWQPKNAKVVNAVGGGAAALSGFGGAGSADLRGSGSRAASPYTLAQTARAWAPFGLLTAIVTVWSLPGFKSLFAAGGALSSLVVKIHVPYLDQLVIKTMPIVAAPKAYDAVFKLDLLSAVGTAILLTAVLSMWMLRMKPRDGIKAFVETLVELRRPVLSIGLVLAFAFVANYSGMSSTLALLLAGSGAAFPFFSPFLGWLGVFLTGSDTSSNALFCSLQNTTAHQIGVSDTLLVAANTTGGVTGKMISPQSIAVACAATGLVGKESDLFRFTLKHSLLFAVIIGIITMLQAYVFTGMIPH